The sequence below is a genomic window from Uranotaenia lowii strain MFRU-FL chromosome 2, ASM2978415v1, whole genome shotgun sequence.
CTCAGCGCTATTCAAAGCACCACGAAACCACAGCTGCGCCACTTGCTACAACACAAAGCAACACGGAGCATTCACGGAGGGCGAACAAGAGCTCGGAACATCGGTCGGAACATTCCTTGGTCCACGGAATCGGTCTTCAAAAACAGGAAAGTACAAAGTGTGCATGATTAATGGTGTCTGTTTTGTGGAAGTTTGTGGGTTGCtcgaaataaagtttaaaactgAAGTTTACGGATTTTTTATCATCGGAATTGTGTGCAATCCTTGATCGGGTTTTGTCAACATCCTTCTCTGCTGCTACTGGTTCTTAATTGGcagtttttcattgaaattcccCAGTCAATCGGGCgtattttggttgttttttcgGCAAAACTTTAACGGAGTTGAGTTGAGTTCATCAACAGTCGGTCTGATCATTAACACATATCGGTGAGAGCATTCTAGTGCATTTTGTGAGCTAAAGGTCAATAAGTGATCATTgaatgaatcagttttttcgGTTTCAGTCAGCATAATTGATTAATGATCGACGGCAATCATAAGGACGTGTCGGTGCACagcaaatattttatcaattatttgttgattttaaaaattgtgagtGATTTGGCAATTTAGTGCAACATTAACAAGCGGACGTGTCGATgtgcaaataaattttttggttcagatttttgaaACGGATTTTTAAGTTCTTAATTGAGCTTTGTCGGATTGTGTCAGAATATTTGTCGggttttttgtcagattttgagtcagtgaaaatttcatcatggAAGACGTCGACTTCAACGATTTGAAAGAGCAAGAGCGACAACTTAAACGGACCATCCACGGTGTAGCGAGGTTCGTTGAAGGCTTTTCGATGGAACGACACGAAAACCAGATCGACGTTCGGTTAGAGTTGTTAGAAGATGCGATGCGGAGATTTCACACAATCCAGCGGAAGATTAAATTGATTCATGACGAAGAAGACCTCGAATTTCAAAAGAAACCGAAGGCCAGCGGGAGAAACGAGTGAGAGCCAAAATCGCCAAGCGTGAAGCAGAGTTTGATGAGGCAGCGTCCCAGATTGAGGAGGTCTACTGCGCAGCGAAATCTTCCCTGATAACCTTCAAGCAACAAAAGTCAGTCGAAGAGTCAGTTTCATCCACAAGTTCGGTGATGTCACGCGTGAAGCTTCCAGAAATTCAGCTGCCGAATTTCAGTGGAAAAATTCGAGACTGGGTCACCTTCCGCGACATGTTCCAGAGTCTCATACACAACAACGGTCAGCTTTCCCCAATCGACAAATTTAGCTACTTGAGGTCATCGGTGACGGACGAAGCGCTCCAAGAAATCGGCTCAATAGAAATCACTGCGGCAAACTACCAAGTGGCATGGAGTTTACTAGAAAAGCGGTATGAGGACAAAAAGCTTATTGTTAAGGCTCATCTAGATGCACTTTTTGCAATTGAACCTATTCGTCGGGAGAACAGCGAGTCCTTGAATCGCCTCATCAGTGACTTCGACAAGAACCTACAGATGTTGGACAAGATTGGGGAAAATACCGAAAGTTGGTCGACGTTGTTGGCGCACATGATCTGCATGCGTCTGGATCCCGTAACACTTCGGCAGTGGGAAACGCATCACAATTCGAAGGAAGTGCCAACCTATTTCAACCTGATGAACTTCCTCCGAGATCAGTGTTTGGTTCTACAATCTCTTGTCACTAACACTTTGTCAGAGCATCAGCATCCAAGATTCACGAGAGCACCGGATCCACAGTATCGACGGTTTAGAAGCTCGCCTCAGCCAGATTATCGACGGTTGAGAAACACAACAACTTTTTTGGCATCGCAGCCTCAAGAATGTTGCTTCATTTGTAGAGATCGTCAGCATAACATTGTTCAGTGTCGGACTTTTAAGAGTTGGTCTGTGTCAGAACGGTTTTCGGAAGTGCACAAACGTCGCTtgtgtttcaaatgtttgcAACCTGGACATTTTGCCATATATTGTACCAGAAATCCCTGTCAAAAATGCCATCGGAATCACCACACACTCTTGCATTTTGAGAGTCCTCGCAACTTCTCTCGGCCTCACTCACCATGTTACTCCTCCTCCGTTCCACCAACGCGCAAAAGACGCGATAATGCCAATCAGTTTGAAACAAACCATAGCAGAGAAAGCACACAGAATCAGCACACACCAAATCGAACAACTCGTCAATCCACCAACTCGTACCCAGTTGTTCAAGCACCCGACCCACAAAATTACCCACAGTACACCACAGATAACCATTCGCACACTTTGGAATCAGTCAGTAACCCATACAGAGTATgagtttgtcagtttttttgttgtcgACTGCTATCATTCGCGTTGAAAATCGGTTTCGAAATTACACGATTGCAAGAACGTTGCAATTGTGTTCACAGTTTTGCTACGCCTATAGTAGTATTGCAATTAACTAAATCTCCAGAAATGTTGAGATCACACGGAACAGGCTTTGTCTCGGTCGTTACGAAAATTGCCCATCTTGTATTCGTGAGATTGTGTCTGAACAAATGTCGGAAAATCGGTCAGCAAAACTGTCAGTAAATCATTTGGTTGAGTCAGAAAAACATTCAGATCCCAAAGCGGAAACTTGTCAGAACTACATTCAGAAACTTCTTCAGAAATCCATTCAGAAAAACATTCGGAAAACCTTTCAGAACATTATCGGAAAATCGGTCAGAAACCCATTCAGTACTACAGTCAGAATCTATGTCAGTTTTCACGTCAGAAAATCAGTCAGTCGGACGAAGGTCCTGAAGTAACTCGCATCACTCGGTCATTTGTTGGAATTTCTTCAGTTCATCTTGAAGATTTGCGAGTAGAACAAATTCGTCGAAGGCCAACCCACATTGGTCCAAATTTAAGATCGCTTCGTATACGAGCTGAAATCGGACAGCATCACTGCaaaaccacttgaaattttGCTTCATCGTGTCGCACCTCAATCGTCGTTTGTCGAACGAAGAATTGACGGTGGACCCAGTTGGTCAGAATGACTAAAATGTCCCACATGTTATGCCTCCGTCTTCATCGATAATCTATCAGTGCAGACGTCGAGAAGAACCATCAGCACACAACacattctacgaaaaaaaaacggtaccACTCGCGGTCTGAAATCGACGAAAAGGAAAGCGTTGGAAAAAGTCGAAAGCAGACAATGTCATAGGTGACAATGTAACGGTTGTTGGAGCTAATCTCGAGctcaaagtttttggttgaataGTTTACGTTATGCAAAGTCATTGAGCAATATATCGATAAAAGTTAACACGAAAAACATAATATTAGACCGAGACATCTAAATAACCTTCCCACTTCCCATCCGCGATAGCAATTATGTCGACAACATATGTCAGTTGATCAAGAATGATCGTGTCAGATTAAATGAGTCGGAAATTGAAATCTATCAGAGTTTCATAAGTCAGAATCTGTCAGAGTTTTAAAAGTCAGAATATGAAGTTTGTCAGATTAACAAGTCTGCTATCGTCAGAAAATGTCAGTTTTGAGTCTGTATTTATGTCTGTTTATGTCGGAATGTATTTGTCAGATTTGAGAAATGGTGAAAAGGTGCATGTCTATGTGAATATTCTAAAAACACACTAAAgtctttcgaatatttttcatgaaccCTCATGGACCTCAAACGGCGCCCGTGAACCACCAACGGCTTCTTCCGGTTTTTTTAACGGCCCATCACCACACACTGCGGCTTCGAAACAATTATGGTCAGCACCTAATCTCGGCAATACCAGGACATAACCGATCAGGAATTTGTCCAAAGAAGCGGCAATAACTACAACAACGGATACTCGGTAAGGTGTCAACTTCTGGTCGAAGATCGACGGGTTGACACATTGATCAGTGGTCATCGGTCGGACAAGAAACGCCCAAACATTCGAATTACAACCTCTGGTCGAAAGTCGACAGGTTGTGATATCGACTACGCATTGTTAGAATCGTTTAGACCCTACTTCCCTGCGCTAGCTCAACAGGGGAACTTTGGATGATCACCGGAGAAATTGGACACTAATAACAATTAAATTTGTGATTCTTGGGCGGACTTTTAAAACCAATTTGAACTTTACAGAAACAAACAAcaagaaagaataattttgaattttagggAATGCACTTTTAATT
It includes:
- the LOC129741063 gene encoding uncharacterized protein LOC129741063; its protein translation is MEDVDFNDLKEQERQLKRTIHGVARFVEGFSMERHENQIDVRRPRISKETEGQREKRVRAKIAKREAEFDEAASQIEEVYCAAKSSLITFKQQKSVEESVSSTSSVMSRVKLPEIQLPNFSGKIRDWVTFRDMFQSLIHNNGQLSPIDKFSYLRSSVTDEALQEIGSIEITAANYQVAWSLLEKRYEDKKLIVKAHLDALFAIEPIRRENSESLNRLISDFDKNLQMLDKIGENTESWSTLLAHMICMRLDPVTLRQWETHHNSKEVPTYFNLMNFLRDQCLVLQSLVTNTLSEHQHPRFTRAPDPQYRRFRSSPQPDYRRSGNNYNNGYSVRCQLLVEDRRVDTLISGHRSDKKRPNIRITTSGRKSTGCDIDYALLESFRPYFPALAQQGNFG